From Geomonas agri, one genomic window encodes:
- a CDS encoding ACT domain-containing protein: MHVEQISIFIENKFGRLAEVTRILGDAGVNIRTLSLADTSDFGILRLIVNDTEKARTVLKERGFTVSKTEVVAVEIPDRPGGLADILQVLDADGINVEYMYAFVERCGENAVMIFRFDETQKAIATLTGKNFNVLPGERLYSM, from the coding sequence ATGCACGTAGAACAGATCTCCATTTTCATCGAAAACAAGTTCGGACGTCTGGCCGAGGTGACTCGCATCCTGGGCGACGCCGGGGTCAACATCCGCACCCTGTCCCTAGCGGATACCTCCGATTTCGGCATTCTGCGCCTGATCGTAAACGACACGGAAAAGGCGAGGACCGTGCTAAAGGAGCGCGGCTTCACCGTGAGCAAGACCGAGGTTGTCGCGGTCGAGATACCGGATCGTCCCGGCGGGCTCGCTGACATCCTCCAGGTCTTGGACGCTGACGGTATCAACGTCGAGTACATGTACGCCTTCGTAGAGCGCTGCGGCGAGAACGCGGTGATGATCTTCCGCTTCGACGAGACCCAGAAGGCGATCGCCACCCTGACCGGCAAGAACTTCAACGTGCTGCCAGGGGAGAGGCTGTATAGCATGTAG
- a CDS encoding ABC transporter substrate-binding protein, whose translation MRKMFAVIGITMLLLCSASAAFAAAPIKIGGLFAVTGPASFLGEPEKNTLELLVKEANAKGGINGSKIELFVYDTGGDATKAVQLANKLIKNDKVVAIIGPSTTGESMAVIPVAEKEQIPLVSCAAGIKITDPVKKWVFKTPANDHVAAEKILIQAEKLKQKNIALITVSDSFGSSGREQLKQMAAKRGFKIVADEVYSPKDTDMTPQLTKIKAAKPDAIICWGTNPGPAIITRNIQQLGIKTQVYQSHGVASKKYIELATAQAAKGIMLPAGKLAVFDLLKASDPQAKLLKDYNTDYKKSYGVEASTFGGYAYDGFQLIAAAIKKGAATAAQIRDGIEKNGRMVGVSGVFKMSPTDHNGLDLGAFEMVRIVKGDWVIVK comes from the coding sequence ATGAGAAAGATGTTCGCTGTAATCGGTATCACCATGCTGCTTCTGTGCAGTGCCAGCGCGGCCTTCGCCGCGGCTCCGATCAAGATCGGGGGACTCTTCGCCGTTACCGGTCCTGCTTCCTTCCTTGGCGAACCTGAAAAGAACACCCTTGAACTGCTGGTCAAAGAGGCCAACGCCAAGGGGGGCATCAACGGCTCCAAGATCGAGCTCTTCGTCTACGACACCGGCGGGGACGCCACCAAGGCTGTGCAACTCGCCAACAAGCTGATCAAGAACGACAAGGTAGTCGCCATCATCGGACCGAGCACCACCGGTGAATCGATGGCCGTCATCCCGGTCGCCGAGAAAGAACAGATCCCGCTCGTTTCCTGCGCCGCCGGCATCAAGATCACCGACCCCGTCAAGAAATGGGTCTTTAAGACTCCCGCCAACGACCATGTTGCGGCGGAGAAGATCTTGATTCAGGCGGAGAAGCTGAAGCAGAAGAACATCGCCCTGATCACCGTCTCCGATTCCTTCGGTTCCTCCGGACGGGAACAGCTGAAGCAGATGGCCGCCAAGCGCGGCTTCAAGATCGTGGCTGACGAAGTCTACTCGCCCAAAGACACCGACATGACCCCGCAGCTTACGAAGATCAAGGCTGCTAAACCGGACGCCATCATCTGCTGGGGCACCAATCCCGGCCCGGCCATCATCACTCGCAACATCCAGCAGCTGGGCATCAAGACCCAGGTCTACCAAAGCCACGGCGTCGCCTCCAAGAAGTACATCGAGCTGGCCACCGCGCAGGCCGCCAAGGGGATCATGCTCCCCGCCGGCAAACTGGCCGTGTTCGACCTGCTGAAGGCGAGCGACCCGCAGGCGAAACTGCTCAAGGACTACAACACCGACTACAAGAAAAGCTACGGCGTCGAGGCTTCCACCTTCGGCGGCTACGCTTACGACGGCTTCCAGTTGATCGCCGCGGCCATCAAGAAAGGGGCCGCCACCGCGGCCCAGATCCGCGACGGTATCGAGAAAAACGGCCGCATGGTAGGCGTGTCCGGCGTCTTCAAGATGTCGCCGACCGATCACAACGGCCTCGATCTGGGCGCCTTCGAGATGGTCCGCATCGTTAAGGGCGACTGGGTCATCGTAAAATAA
- a CDS encoding branched-chain amino acid ABC transporter permease — protein MELLNQVTQFVISGLATGSIYALIGLSFAIIFNSTGIINFAQGEFVMLGGVLTIFSLNVLHLPLLAAIVVAVAVTTIIGLVFERLAIRPLKNATPLMLIIITIGASILIRGLVMLLWGKDTQALPAFSGTDPISIAGATLLPQHLWIFGVTVLVIIGCRLFFNHTISGKAMRACSFNRRAANLVGISVGRMVLFSFVISAAVGALAGVIIAPLTMTAYDVGVMLGLKGFCAAIMGGMGSGLGTVLGGLILGTLESLGAGLISSGYKDAIAFFILLLILFIRPQGLFKKGETERV, from the coding sequence ATGGAGCTTTTAAACCAGGTAACGCAGTTCGTCATATCGGGGCTCGCCACAGGTTCCATCTACGCCCTTATTGGCCTCAGCTTCGCCATCATCTTCAATTCGACCGGGATCATCAACTTCGCCCAGGGTGAGTTCGTCATGCTGGGCGGGGTGTTGACCATCTTCTCGCTGAACGTGCTGCATCTGCCGCTGCTGGCGGCCATCGTCGTCGCGGTAGCGGTAACCACTATCATCGGCCTTGTTTTCGAGCGGCTGGCCATCCGGCCGCTCAAAAACGCCACCCCGCTCATGCTCATCATCATCACCATCGGCGCCAGCATCCTGATTCGCGGCCTGGTGATGCTGCTGTGGGGCAAGGACACCCAGGCGCTGCCGGCCTTTTCCGGGACCGACCCGATCAGCATCGCCGGGGCGACCCTGCTACCGCAGCATCTCTGGATCTTCGGCGTCACCGTGCTGGTCATCATCGGCTGCCGACTCTTCTTCAACCACACTATCAGCGGCAAGGCCATGCGCGCCTGCTCCTTCAACCGCCGCGCCGCAAACCTGGTCGGCATCAGCGTCGGGCGCATGGTGCTCTTCTCCTTCGTGATTTCCGCCGCGGTCGGTGCGCTGGCAGGGGTGATCATCGCGCCGCTCACCATGACCGCCTACGACGTCGGCGTCATGCTGGGGTTGAAGGGATTCTGTGCCGCCATCATGGGCGGCATGGGGAGCGGTCTCGGCACCGTGTTGGGTGGCCTGATCCTCGGCACCCTCGAGTCGCTCGGCGCCGGCCTCATCTCCTCCGGTTATAAGGACGCCATCGCATTTTTCATCCTGCTCCTGATCCTTTTCATCAGGCCGCAGGGGCTTTTCAAGAAGGGCGAAACAGAAAGGGTTTAA
- a CDS encoding c-type cytochrome, producing the protein MKKVLVATAAVLSMSVIAVPAFAEAKKGEKIDAKAKFDQHCVACHPKGGNIIKPSKGLGKKELAANGIKTEKDIVAKMRNPGPGMTKFDAKAVPDAEAHAIAKYILTTFK; encoded by the coding sequence ATGAAAAAAGTTCTCGTTGCTACTGCTGCTGTACTGTCTATGTCCGTAATCGCGGTTCCCGCTTTTGCCGAGGCCAAGAAAGGCGAGAAGATCGACGCCAAGGCCAAGTTCGACCAACACTGTGTCGCCTGTCACCCGAAAGGCGGCAACATCATCAAACCCAGCAAGGGCCTGGGCAAAAAAGAGCTCGCCGCCAACGGCATCAAGACCGAGAAGGACATCGTTGCCAAGATGCGCAACCCCGGCCCCGGCATGACCAAGTTCGATGCCAAAGCAGTGCCCGATGCCGAAGCCCACGCCATCGCCAAGTACATCCTCACCACCTTTAAATAA
- a CDS encoding ABC transporter ATP-binding protein, producing the protein MLKIKNINAYYGKVHALKNVSLHLKAGEIVTLIGANGAGKTTLLNTLSGIIPTASGEILLEGKDIVGQAADRVVSLGLSQVPEGRQVFNPLTVEENLELGAYLRYRAGGQRHDIGTDLERMYQMFPRLKERRRQAAGTLSGGEQQMLAIGRALMARPKLLLLDEPSMGLAPLVVQDIFKVIERLRSEEGTTILLVEQNARAALKVADRGYVLETGKVILEGKASELLENKDVQRAYLGRDKKEIWER; encoded by the coding sequence ATGCTAAAGATCAAGAACATCAACGCCTATTACGGGAAGGTGCACGCGCTCAAGAACGTATCGCTGCACCTGAAGGCCGGCGAGATAGTGACCCTTATCGGCGCCAACGGCGCGGGGAAGACCACGCTGCTCAACACGCTCTCCGGCATCATCCCCACCGCCAGCGGGGAGATCCTGCTCGAAGGGAAGGATATCGTCGGGCAGGCCGCGGATCGCGTGGTCTCGCTGGGGCTGTCCCAGGTGCCGGAAGGACGCCAGGTTTTCAACCCGCTCACGGTCGAGGAAAACCTGGAGCTGGGCGCCTACCTGCGCTACCGGGCCGGCGGACAGAGACACGACATCGGAACGGACCTGGAGCGAATGTACCAGATGTTCCCGCGACTCAAGGAACGTCGCCGCCAGGCTGCCGGGACCCTCTCCGGCGGTGAGCAGCAGATGCTCGCCATCGGTCGCGCGCTTATGGCACGCCCGAAGCTCTTGCTTCTGGACGAGCCGTCCATGGGACTTGCCCCGCTGGTGGTGCAGGACATCTTCAAGGTGATCGAGCGCCTGCGCAGCGAGGAGGGGACCACCATCCTCCTGGTGGAGCAGAACGCACGCGCCGCGCTGAAGGTCGCAGATCGCGGCTACGTCCTCGAGACCGGTAAAGTGATACTTGAAGGAAAGGCGTCCGAACTGTTGGAAAACAAGGATGTGCAGCGCGCCTATCTGGGGCGCGACAAGAAAGAAATTTGGGAGAGGTAG
- a CDS encoding phenylacetate--CoA ligase family protein — MQIWEPEYECMPREEIEQLQLERLQATLNRVYKNVTCYRNRFKEMGIVPEDVRSLADLAKLPFTTKEDLRLNYPYGMFAVPLREVVRIHSSSGTTGKPTVVGYTKHDLKVWSSLVARFMTAAGVNSDDVVQIAFGYGLFTGAFGLHYGSEMIGASVIPMGSGNTEKQIMIMQDYRTTALVSTPSYAVTIAERMEKMGIDPKGLTLKVGLFGGEPWSEAMRREIEERLGITATDNYGLSEVIGPGVAGECLCKRGMHISEDHFIAEIIDPDTGAVLPPGSVGELVLTSLTKEAFPMVRYRTRDITSLDYEKCDCGRTMVRMKKTMGRSDDMLIIKGVNVYPSQIEDVLFAIEGCQPHYQLVVDRKGALDTLEIRIEVTENIFFDEMKKQKAFLDQVEKKIDSVLGVGAVVKLVEPNSIPRAEGKACRVIDNRKI; from the coding sequence ATGCAGATTTGGGAGCCCGAATACGAGTGCATGCCGCGGGAGGAGATCGAGCAGCTCCAATTGGAGCGGCTCCAGGCTACTCTGAACCGCGTTTACAAGAACGTCACCTGCTACCGCAACAGGTTCAAGGAAATGGGGATCGTCCCCGAGGACGTCCGATCCCTCGCCGACCTGGCCAAGCTCCCGTTCACCACCAAGGAGGACCTACGCCTCAACTACCCGTACGGCATGTTCGCAGTGCCGCTGCGCGAGGTGGTTCGCATCCACTCCTCCTCGGGCACCACCGGCAAGCCGACGGTCGTGGGCTACACCAAGCACGACCTGAAGGTCTGGTCCAGCCTCGTTGCCCGCTTTATGACTGCGGCCGGGGTTAACAGTGACGACGTGGTGCAGATCGCGTTCGGCTATGGTCTCTTCACCGGTGCTTTTGGCCTGCACTACGGTTCCGAAATGATCGGCGCTTCCGTCATCCCGATGGGGTCGGGCAACACCGAAAAGCAGATCATGATCATGCAGGACTACCGCACCACCGCGCTGGTCTCTACGCCGAGCTATGCCGTCACCATCGCGGAGCGGATGGAGAAAATGGGGATCGATCCCAAGGGTCTCACTCTGAAGGTCGGTCTCTTCGGCGGCGAGCCTTGGTCCGAGGCGATGCGCCGCGAGATTGAGGAACGGCTCGGCATCACCGCCACCGACAACTACGGCCTCTCCGAGGTGATCGGCCCGGGCGTCGCCGGCGAGTGCCTGTGCAAGCGCGGCATGCACATCTCCGAGGATCATTTCATCGCCGAGATTATCGACCCGGATACGGGCGCCGTGCTGCCTCCCGGCAGCGTCGGCGAACTGGTGCTTACCTCGCTCACCAAGGAAGCCTTCCCGATGGTTCGGTACCGGACCCGCGACATCACCTCACTGGACTACGAGAAGTGCGACTGCGGCAGAACCATGGTGCGCATGAAGAAAACCATGGGGCGCTCCGACGACATGCTCATCATCAAGGGGGTCAACGTCTACCCGTCGCAGATCGAGGACGTGCTGTTCGCCATCGAAGGGTGCCAACCTCACTACCAGTTGGTCGTGGATCGCAAGGGTGCGCTGGACACCCTGGAGATCCGCATCGAGGTAACCGAGAACATCTTCTTTGACGAGATGAAGAAGCAGAAGGCCTTCCTGGACCAGGTGGAGAAGAAGATTGATTCCGTGCTCGGCGTCGGCGCCGTGGTGAAGCTGGTGGAGCCCAACAGCATTCCGCGAGCCGAAGGCAAAGCATGTCGCGTCATTGACAACAGGAAAATCTAG
- a CDS encoding branched-chain amino acid ABC transporter permease — MKSDRIKFLFFALVVLLIPLPLSGGYLTNVLIFVGINSVLALGLNLLLGYAGQISLGQAAFFGLGAYGSGVLTTAYGLNPWLAMIAVALCVAAFAFAIGFPVLRLKGHYLAMATLGVGVIVNIAFNETVDLTGGPSGLSGIPNLSIGSLTFDSDLKNYYLVWVFALGMILLSLNLVNSRFGRGLRAIHDSEVAARVMGVNARLMKVQVFTLSAFMSAIMGSLYCHVMTFISPNSFGFSMSVELLTMVVIGGLGSVYGSILGALLLTLLPEMLRTFQDYDIIVYGLLLITMTIYLPGGLVEGIPALFRLLVPAKKVTEGSDA; from the coding sequence TTGAAATCGGACAGAATAAAATTTCTCTTTTTTGCCCTCGTGGTGCTGCTTATCCCGCTGCCGCTCTCCGGTGGGTATCTTACCAACGTCCTTATCTTTGTCGGGATCAACAGCGTGCTCGCCCTGGGGCTCAACCTCCTGTTGGGCTACGCTGGCCAGATCTCGCTCGGGCAGGCTGCCTTCTTCGGCCTGGGCGCCTACGGTTCCGGCGTGCTCACTACCGCCTACGGCCTCAACCCCTGGCTCGCCATGATCGCCGTCGCCCTCTGCGTCGCTGCCTTCGCCTTCGCCATCGGCTTCCCGGTGCTGCGCCTGAAAGGGCACTACCTGGCCATGGCCACCCTCGGCGTCGGCGTCATCGTCAACATCGCCTTCAACGAGACCGTAGACCTCACCGGCGGCCCGTCCGGCCTCTCCGGCATTCCCAATCTCAGCATCGGCAGCCTCACCTTCGACTCTGACCTGAAGAACTACTACCTGGTCTGGGTCTTCGCGCTTGGGATGATCCTCTTATCGCTGAACCTGGTCAACTCCCGTTTCGGGCGCGGCCTGCGCGCCATCCACGATTCGGAGGTGGCCGCCCGCGTCATGGGCGTCAATGCGAGGCTCATGAAGGTGCAGGTATTCACCCTGTCGGCATTCATGTCCGCCATCATGGGGAGCCTGTACTGTCACGTGATGACCTTTATCTCGCCCAACTCCTTCGGGTTCAGCATGTCGGTTGAGCTGCTCACCATGGTGGTTATCGGCGGCCTGGGGAGCGTGTACGGCTCCATCCTGGGTGCCTTGCTGCTGACCCTGCTCCCCGAGATGCTGCGCACCTTCCAGGACTACGACATCATCGTGTACGGCCTCCTGCTGATTACCATGACCATCTACCTCCCCGGCGGCCTGGTGGAGGGGATTCCGGCGCTGTTCCGGCTCCTGGTGCCGGCGAAGAAGGTAACGGAGGGGAGCGATGCTTAG
- a CDS encoding ABC transporter substrate-binding protein: MKKLVSTAFASFALFCLSTAALAAPPIKIGALFAVTGPASFLGEPERNTAQMVVDEINKAGGVKGRKLELITYDTGGDATKAVQLANKLVKNDKVVAIIGPSTTGDSMAIIPIVEKAQVPLISCAAGSKITEPVKKWVFKTAQNDGLAVAKIYEQLKKEKKTKVAILTVSDGFGASGREQLKAQAAHYGIQILSDDTYGPKDTDMTAQLAKIRGSQAQALICWGTNPGPAVIARNAKQLGLTIPVYMSHGVSSKKFIELAGDAAEGIKLPSGKVLVADLLPKTDKQKPSLLAFIKDYQNHFRAEGDHFGGHAWDAVMLLKGAIEKGGDTPAGIRNALENTRNFPGIGGVFSYSAKDHAGLTKDAFTLVEVRKKDWVLVK; the protein is encoded by the coding sequence GTGAAAAAACTAGTCTCGACTGCTTTTGCTTCGTTTGCATTATTCTGCCTGTCCACCGCCGCACTGGCAGCTCCGCCGATCAAGATCGGCGCGCTCTTCGCCGTGACCGGCCCCGCGTCGTTCCTCGGCGAGCCCGAGCGTAACACTGCGCAGATGGTGGTTGACGAGATCAACAAGGCCGGCGGCGTCAAGGGGCGCAAGTTGGAGCTGATCACCTACGACACCGGCGGGGATGCCACCAAGGCCGTTCAGCTCGCCAACAAGCTCGTCAAGAACGACAAGGTGGTCGCCATCATCGGTCCCAGCACCACCGGTGACAGTATGGCTATCATCCCCATCGTCGAGAAGGCCCAGGTACCGCTCATCTCCTGCGCGGCGGGCAGCAAGATCACCGAGCCGGTGAAAAAGTGGGTCTTCAAGACCGCCCAGAACGACGGGCTGGCCGTGGCGAAGATCTACGAGCAGCTGAAGAAGGAGAAGAAGACCAAGGTCGCCATCCTGACCGTCTCTGACGGCTTCGGCGCTTCCGGCCGGGAGCAACTGAAGGCGCAGGCAGCGCACTACGGCATCCAGATCCTTTCCGACGACACCTACGGTCCCAAGGACACCGACATGACCGCGCAACTGGCCAAGATCCGCGGTTCCCAGGCCCAGGCCCTCATCTGCTGGGGCACCAACCCGGGGCCGGCCGTCATCGCCAGAAACGCCAAGCAGCTCGGCCTCACCATCCCGGTGTACATGAGCCACGGCGTCTCCTCCAAGAAGTTCATCGAGCTGGCCGGCGATGCAGCCGAGGGGATCAAGCTGCCGTCCGGCAAGGTGCTGGTCGCCGACCTTCTGCCGAAAACCGACAAGCAAAAACCCTCTCTGCTTGCCTTCATCAAGGATTATCAGAACCACTTCAGGGCCGAGGGTGACCACTTTGGCGGCCACGCTTGGGATGCGGTCATGCTGCTGAAAGGCGCCATCGAGAAAGGCGGCGACACCCCTGCCGGTATCCGCAATGCGCTGGAAAATACTCGCAACTTCCCGGGTATCGGCGGTGTGTTCAGCTACTCCGCCAAGGACCACGCCGGTCTGACCAAGGATGCCTTTACCCTGGTCGAAGTGCGCAAAAAAGACTGGGTGCTGGTCAAGTAG
- a CDS encoding phenylacetate--CoA ligase family protein, which translates to MYFNEEFETLPREALQALQLKRLKAMVARVEKNVPFYKEALAKAGVSSDSINSLTDLQRLPFTYKQDMRDSYPYNLFAVPMEDIVRIHASSGTTGKPTVVGYTKKDIETWSELMARSFVAAGVHKGDIIHNSYGYGLFTGGLGAHYGAERLGASVIPMSGGNTKKQIMIMQDFGSTVLTCTPSYSLFMAEAAKEEGIDFRDLKLRVGIFGAEPWSEEMRRDIETKLNLSAVDIYGLSEIMGPGVAIECCEAKKGLHVWEDHFIPEIINPETCEVLGEGQMGELVITTITKEGIPLIRYRTRDITSITYEPCACGRTHARIARMSGRSDDMLIIRGVNVFPSQIEAILMGVEGVEPHYVLIVERKDNLDTLEVQVEVGENIFSDEIKHLQALSAKIEKQIKEMLGVTCRVRLVEPKSITRSEGKAKRVIDNRNKA; encoded by the coding sequence ATGTACTTCAACGAGGAGTTCGAGACACTGCCGAGGGAAGCGCTCCAGGCGCTGCAGCTCAAGAGGCTGAAGGCCATGGTGGCCCGGGTCGAGAAAAACGTTCCCTTCTACAAGGAGGCACTCGCCAAGGCCGGCGTCAGCTCCGATTCTATCAATTCACTCACCGACTTGCAGCGACTCCCGTTTACCTACAAGCAGGACATGCGGGACTCCTACCCCTACAACCTGTTCGCGGTGCCGATGGAGGACATCGTCCGTATCCACGCCTCTTCCGGGACCACCGGCAAACCGACCGTGGTCGGCTACACCAAGAAGGACATTGAGACCTGGAGTGAGCTGATGGCACGCTCCTTCGTCGCGGCCGGCGTGCACAAGGGTGACATCATTCACAACTCCTACGGCTACGGCCTCTTCACTGGCGGCTTGGGCGCGCACTACGGCGCCGAGCGGCTGGGCGCCTCGGTCATCCCGATGTCTGGCGGCAACACCAAGAAGCAGATCATGATCATGCAGGACTTCGGCTCCACCGTGCTCACCTGCACCCCGTCCTACTCGTTGTTCATGGCCGAGGCCGCCAAGGAAGAGGGGATCGATTTCCGCGACCTGAAACTGCGCGTCGGCATCTTCGGCGCCGAGCCCTGGTCCGAGGAGATGCGCCGGGACATCGAGACCAAGCTGAACCTCTCCGCCGTCGACATCTACGGTCTCTCAGAGATCATGGGACCGGGCGTCGCCATCGAGTGCTGCGAGGCGAAGAAGGGGCTGCACGTCTGGGAGGACCACTTCATCCCCGAGATCATCAACCCGGAAACCTGCGAGGTGCTTGGCGAAGGGCAGATGGGCGAGCTGGTCATCACCACCATCACCAAGGAAGGGATCCCGCTGATACGCTACCGGACCCGCGACATCACCTCTATTACCTACGAGCCGTGCGCCTGCGGCAGGACCCATGCCCGCATCGCCCGCATGAGTGGCAGAAGCGACGACATGCTCATCATTCGCGGCGTCAACGTCTTCCCGTCCCAGATCGAGGCGATCCTCATGGGTGTCGAGGGGGTCGAGCCGCACTACGTGCTCATCGTGGAAAGAAAAGACAACCTCGACACTCTCGAGGTTCAGGTCGAGGTGGGCGAGAATATCTTCTCCGACGAGATCAAGCACCTGCAGGCACTGTCGGCCAAGATCGAGAAACAGATTAAGGAGATGTTGGGTGTAACCTGCCGCGTCAGGCTGGTGGAACCGAAAAGCATCACCCGCAGCGAAGGAAAGGCAAAACGCGTCATCGACAACAGGAACAAGGCCTAA
- a CDS encoding endonuclease domain-containing protein, with translation MTEAEQLLWSHLRGKQLLGLQFHRQKPLGPYIVDFFAAAAQLVIEVDGCQHLEEEQCKGDAARDVSLKEQGLMVLRFDNRQVLVETTAVLEEIFRMCQQRANPPAPL, from the coding sequence ATGACCGAGGCCGAGCAGCTGCTGTGGTCTCACCTGCGGGGCAAGCAACTCCTCGGGCTCCAGTTCCATCGTCAGAAACCGCTGGGGCCTTATATTGTCGATTTCTTTGCTGCCGCCGCACAATTGGTGATTGAGGTCGATGGCTGTCAGCATCTTGAGGAGGAGCAGTGCAAGGGTGATGCTGCCCGAGACGTGTCTCTGAAAGAACAGGGATTGATGGTGCTGAGATTTGACAACCGGCAGGTATTAGTGGAAACGACAGCGGTATTGGAAGAAATATTTAGGATGTGCCAGCAAAGAGCAAATCCCCCTGCCCCCCTTTAA
- a CDS encoding ABC transporter ATP-binding protein, with amino-acid sequence MLSLNGIGKRFGGLIALEGISFNVGKGSITGIIGPNGAGKTTLFNVATGIYPPSSGAVLLEGKDISKLPPEGRARLGLVRTFQNIELFGKMTVLENVMVGLHTQSSSGLFACSFRMPWQMSEERRIRARAMELLDFVGIQELAEVQAGTLSFGKGRLLEIARAMALEPKILLMDEPAAGLNSSETAELAELIKRIRDLGVTVALVEHDMDLVMDICDQLVVLNLGSMLAEGTPRQIQDNQAVITAYLGEE; translated from the coding sequence ATGCTTAGCCTGAACGGAATCGGCAAGAGGTTCGGCGGACTGATCGCCCTGGAGGGTATCAGCTTCAATGTCGGCAAGGGCTCCATCACCGGCATCATCGGTCCCAACGGCGCAGGCAAGACCACGCTCTTCAACGTCGCCACCGGGATCTATCCCCCATCCAGCGGAGCCGTGCTCCTGGAGGGGAAGGACATCTCCAAGCTGCCGCCGGAAGGGCGCGCGCGGCTGGGACTGGTGCGCACCTTCCAGAACATCGAGCTCTTCGGCAAGATGACCGTGCTGGAGAACGTCATGGTCGGTCTGCACACCCAGAGCAGCTCCGGCTTATTCGCCTGCTCGTTCCGGATGCCCTGGCAGATGAGCGAGGAGCGCCGCATACGCGCGCGGGCCATGGAACTGCTCGACTTCGTCGGCATCCAGGAGCTGGCCGAGGTCCAGGCTGGCACTCTGTCTTTCGGCAAGGGACGGCTTTTGGAGATCGCGCGCGCCATGGCGCTGGAGCCGAAGATCCTTTTGATGGACGAACCGGCGGCGGGCCTCAATAGCAGCGAGACGGCGGAGTTGGCCGAGCTGATTAAGCGGATCCGAGACCTTGGCGTGACGGTGGCCTTGGTCGAGCACGACATGGACCTGGTCATGGACATCTGCGACCAGTTGGTGGTCCTCAACCTGGGCTCCATGCTGGCGGAAGGGACCCCGCGCCAGATCCAGGACAACCAGGCCGTTATCACCGCGTACCTCGGGGAGGAATAG